Proteins from one Listeria innocua genomic window:
- a CDS encoding response regulator transcription factor yields MSEQVRVLVVDDEDRIRRLLKMYLERENYRIEEASDGDQALNMALNNNYEVILLDLMMPGKDGIEVCRELREYKSTPVVMLTAKGEEANRVQGFEVGADDYIVKPFSPREVVLRVKAVLRRAKQSSEEAAGGTPGDIITFPHLKIDNEAHRVIVDGKEIGLTPKEYDLLYYLAKSPDKVFDRESLLKEVWRYEFFGDLRTIDTHVKRLREKLHDVSEDAARMIVTVWGLGYKFEVPED; encoded by the coding sequence ATGAGTGAACAAGTTAGAGTGCTTGTTGTGGATGATGAGGACCGGATACGCCGCCTTCTTAAGATGTATCTTGAAAGAGAAAACTATCGTATTGAAGAAGCTAGTGATGGTGATCAAGCATTAAACATGGCACTGAACAACAATTATGAAGTGATCCTGCTTGATTTAATGATGCCAGGTAAAGATGGTATCGAAGTTTGTCGTGAATTAAGGGAATATAAATCTACACCAGTTGTTATGTTGACTGCAAAAGGAGAAGAAGCTAACCGTGTGCAAGGCTTTGAAGTGGGAGCAGATGATTACATCGTTAAACCATTCAGCCCTCGGGAAGTAGTGCTACGCGTTAAAGCTGTTCTTCGTCGTGCAAAACAATCATCTGAAGAAGCTGCTGGAGGTACACCAGGAGACATTATTACATTCCCACATTTGAAAATTGATAATGAAGCTCATCGTGTTATTGTAGATGGAAAAGAAATTGGCCTAACACCGAAAGAATATGATTTACTTTATTATTTAGCTAAATCTCCAGATAAAGTTTTCGACCGTGAATCACTTTTAAAAGAAGTGTGGCGTTATGAATTCTTTGGTGATTTACGTACAATTGATACGCACGTAAAACGCCTTCGTGAAAAACTACATGATGTATCTGAAGACGCTGCTAGAATGATTGTTACAGTATGGGGCCTTGGCTATAAATTCGAAGTTCCAGAAGATTAA
- a CDS encoding pseudouridine synthase translates to MERLQKVIANAGVTSRRKAEKLIQEGKVTVNGKVVTELGVKVSGTERIEVEGIQLTKEEHRYFLFYKPRGTVSAVTDDKGRTTVADYFTDIPERLYPVGRLDYDTSGLLLMTNDGDFANLLMHPKNEVSKTYIARIKGIPEREVIRELERGVVIDGRKTAPAKVKVRSSDKAKDKAIVEITIHEGRNRQVRKMFEAVGFEVQKLAREEYSFLNLRGLNAGERRELSHHEVKQLKTEARFGKNKK, encoded by the coding sequence ATGGAACGTTTACAAAAAGTGATTGCGAATGCGGGAGTAACTTCTAGAAGAAAAGCAGAGAAACTTATTCAAGAAGGTAAAGTAACAGTAAATGGAAAAGTAGTTACAGAACTTGGTGTCAAGGTTTCAGGAACCGAACGAATTGAAGTCGAGGGAATCCAACTTACAAAAGAAGAACACCGCTATTTCCTTTTTTATAAACCAAGAGGAACGGTGTCAGCTGTAACAGATGACAAGGGACGCACGACGGTAGCGGATTATTTTACAGATATTCCAGAACGACTTTATCCAGTTGGAAGACTTGATTATGATACATCGGGCTTATTATTAATGACAAATGACGGTGATTTTGCGAACTTGCTAATGCATCCTAAAAATGAAGTGTCCAAAACTTATATTGCTCGGATTAAAGGAATTCCAGAACGAGAAGTTATTCGTGAGTTAGAGCGCGGAGTTGTTATCGATGGTCGTAAAACCGCTCCAGCAAAAGTAAAAGTACGTTCTTCTGATAAAGCAAAAGACAAAGCGATAGTTGAAATCACTATCCATGAAGGACGAAACCGCCAAGTTCGTAAAATGTTCGAAGCAGTCGGTTTTGAAGTACAAAAACTAGCTCGAGAAGAATATTCTTTCTTGAATTTACGTGGTTTAAATGCGGGTGAAAGAAGAGAATTATCACATCATGAAGTAAAACAATTAAAAACAGAAGCGAGATTTGGCAAGAATAAAAAGTGA
- the scpB gene encoding SMC-Scp complex subunit ScpB, whose product MNREEQLGVLESLLFAAGDAGLSTEQLTEVMEITHIEALNLLELLSERYNGNEDRGLILLELAGTFQLATKKAHAEFLRKLVEVPSNTVLSQASLETLAIIAYRQPVTRMEVDEVRGVQTDGPIRTLVAKGLVTDKGRVDGAGRAKLYVTTSEFLDAFGLNSLDDLPKLADPEAEDPDQSEMDLFFDRFNQSKEQEEE is encoded by the coding sequence GTGAACAGAGAAGAACAATTAGGCGTATTAGAGAGCTTGCTTTTTGCAGCGGGGGATGCAGGTCTTTCAACAGAACAATTAACGGAAGTCATGGAAATCACGCATATTGAAGCACTCAATTTATTAGAGCTTTTAAGTGAACGATATAATGGAAATGAGGACAGAGGGCTGATTTTACTAGAGCTTGCTGGAACTTTCCAATTAGCTACGAAAAAAGCACATGCGGAATTTTTACGGAAATTAGTGGAAGTTCCGAGCAATACAGTTTTATCACAAGCATCCTTAGAAACGTTGGCAATCATTGCGTATCGCCAGCCTGTGACCCGAATGGAAGTAGATGAAGTTCGCGGTGTGCAAACAGATGGACCGATTAGAACGCTTGTTGCAAAAGGATTAGTTACTGATAAAGGTCGCGTGGACGGGGCAGGACGTGCAAAACTATACGTGACTACAAGTGAGTTTTTGGATGCATTCGGGCTGAATTCTTTAGACGATTTACCAAAGCTTGCTGACCCAGAAGCAGAAGACCCAGATCAAAGCGAAATGGACCTGTTTTTTGACCGGTTTAACCAAAGTAAAGAACAGGAGGAGGAATAA
- a CDS encoding segregation/condensation protein A produces MVEMNFKVEAFEGPLDLLLHLIGQLEVDIYDIPMAEITDQYMEFVHTMQEMELDVASEYLVMAATLLAIKSKMLLPKQELEIDYDTLEEEEDPRDALVEKLMEYKRFKEAAKELKEKEAERSFYFSKPPMDLAEYDDGTKVAELDVSLNDMLSAFNKMLRRKKLNKPLHTRITTQEISIDDRMNSVLGKLHQQTNHRLRFDELFEEQTKEQLVVTFLALLELMKRKLVEVEQSASFADLYVQGKGEELS; encoded by the coding sequence ATGGTAGAAATGAATTTTAAAGTAGAGGCTTTTGAAGGTCCGCTTGACTTATTACTTCATTTAATTGGTCAACTAGAGGTCGATATTTATGATATTCCAATGGCTGAAATCACGGATCAATATATGGAATTTGTTCATACAATGCAAGAAATGGAATTAGATGTTGCAAGCGAATATTTAGTGATGGCCGCTACTTTACTAGCAATTAAAAGTAAAATGCTTCTTCCAAAACAAGAACTAGAAATCGATTATGATACACTAGAAGAGGAAGAAGATCCACGTGATGCTTTAGTTGAAAAACTAATGGAATACAAACGATTTAAAGAAGCTGCAAAAGAACTGAAAGAAAAAGAAGCCGAACGTAGCTTTTATTTTAGTAAACCACCAATGGATTTGGCCGAGTATGACGACGGAACCAAAGTGGCGGAACTCGATGTATCGTTAAATGATATGTTAAGTGCTTTTAACAAGATGCTACGACGCAAGAAATTAAATAAACCACTGCATACAAGAATTACAACTCAAGAAATTTCGATTGATGATAGAATGAATTCCGTACTCGGAAAACTACATCAACAAACAAATCACCGTTTACGTTTCGATGAACTATTTGAAGAACAGACAAAAGAACAACTTGTCGTGACTTTTTTAGCTCTACTGGAGTTAATGAAACGAAAATTAGTCGAAGTAGAGCAATCAGCAAGTTTTGCAGATTTATATGTGCAAGGTAAAGGGGAAGAACTATCGTGA
- the lysA gene encoding diaminopimelate decarboxylase yields MTFERLGTMNVNAEGHLEIGGVDTLKLTEKYGTPLYVYDVALIRDRARGFKKTFEELGVKAQVAYASKAFSAVAIYQLMAEEGLSLDVVSGGELYTAIKANFPPERIHFHGNNKSAEEIHMALDYGIGCFVIDNYYEISLLEDILIERNEKAAVLIRVTPGIEAHTHDYILTGQDDSKFGFGLTNGQAEKAIKQVLHASASFDLIGLHCHIGSQIFETTGFKLAARRIMDKLVEWHGTLGFDSKVLNLGGGFGVRYTAEDEPLEPSEYVRQIMDEVRDVANSNDIAIPEIWIEPGRSLVGEAGTTLYKVGSRKEVPGIRNYIAVDGGMSDNIRPALYDAHYDAVLAANPEKVAEETVAIAGKCCESGDMLIWDLPLPKSDAGEILAVFCTGAYGYAMASNYNRIPRPPVVFVENGMDKLIVARETYENLVQNDLSL; encoded by the coding sequence GTGACGTTTGAACGGCTTGGAACAATGAATGTAAATGCAGAAGGACATCTCGAAATTGGAGGGGTGGACACTTTAAAGCTTACTGAAAAATATGGTACGCCGCTGTACGTTTATGATGTAGCGCTAATCCGTGACCGAGCAAGAGGATTTAAGAAAACCTTTGAAGAGTTGGGTGTAAAAGCCCAAGTAGCTTATGCGAGTAAAGCGTTTTCTGCTGTAGCAATTTACCAATTAATGGCGGAAGAAGGCTTGTCTCTTGATGTTGTATCGGGCGGCGAACTCTATACAGCCATTAAAGCGAATTTCCCTCCTGAAAGAATTCACTTTCACGGAAATAACAAAAGTGCAGAAGAAATACATATGGCGCTTGATTATGGGATTGGTTGCTTTGTTATTGATAATTATTATGAAATTAGTTTATTAGAAGATATATTAATAGAACGAAATGAAAAAGCCGCTGTTTTAATTCGCGTGACTCCAGGTATTGAAGCTCATACACATGATTATATTTTAACTGGACAAGATGATTCGAAATTTGGATTTGGTCTTACAAACGGGCAGGCTGAAAAAGCAATTAAGCAAGTGCTTCATGCAAGTGCTTCATTTGACTTAATTGGGCTTCATTGTCATATTGGGTCGCAAATTTTTGAAACAACTGGTTTTAAACTCGCAGCTCGTCGAATTATGGATAAATTAGTAGAATGGCACGGAACACTCGGTTTTGATTCCAAAGTTCTTAATCTTGGCGGTGGTTTTGGTGTGCGTTATACTGCTGAAGATGAGCCACTCGAACCAAGTGAATATGTGCGTCAAATCATGGATGAAGTGCGTGATGTTGCTAATAGTAATGATATTGCTATTCCTGAAATTTGGATTGAACCGGGTCGTTCGCTCGTTGGTGAAGCTGGAACAACCCTTTATAAAGTTGGCTCTCGTAAAGAAGTTCCGGGTATTCGGAATTATATTGCAGTAGACGGCGGAATGTCGGATAATATTCGCCCAGCTCTATATGATGCCCATTACGATGCTGTTCTTGCAGCCAATCCTGAAAAAGTTGCTGAAGAAACGGTAGCTATTGCAGGAAAATGTTGTGAGTCTGGTGATATGTTAATTTGGGATTTACCGTTACCAAAATCAGATGCTGGCGAAATTTTAGCAGTATTTTGTACCGGTGCTTACGGTTATGCGATGGCAAGTAATTATAACCGGATTCCACGACCACCAGTAGTTTTTGTGGAAAACGGAATGGATAAATTAATCGTTGCCCGCGAAACTTATGAAAATTTAGTACAAAATGATCTTTCATTATAG
- a CDS encoding purine-nucleoside phosphorylase: MSLEKVNEAVAKIRENYPGAPTVGLILGSGLGVLADEVNNPTKLSYSEIPHFPVSTVEGHAGQFVFGELEGKEVVAMQGRFHFYEGYSMQDVTFPVRVMKELGVELLIVTNAAGGVNELYSAGDLMLISDHINFTGTNPLIGPNDEHFGPRFPDMSEAYNLALRVDARLIAQELNLTIREGVYAGFSGPTYETPAEIQMMRTLGADAVGMSTVPEVIVANHAGLRVLGISCITNMAAGILDQPLSHTEVIETTDQVRSTFLQYVKAIVAKIS; encoded by the coding sequence ATGAGTTTAGAAAAAGTAAATGAAGCTGTTGCGAAAATTAGAGAAAATTACCCTGGGGCGCCAACGGTTGGTTTAATTCTTGGATCGGGTCTAGGTGTATTAGCAGATGAAGTAAACAACCCAACAAAACTATCATACAGCGAGATTCCACATTTTCCTGTTTCTACAGTTGAAGGTCATGCAGGGCAATTCGTTTTTGGTGAATTAGAAGGAAAAGAAGTAGTAGCAATGCAAGGTCGTTTCCATTTTTATGAAGGATATTCCATGCAAGATGTTACTTTCCCGGTTCGTGTAATGAAAGAATTAGGTGTTGAATTACTTATCGTTACTAATGCTGCTGGTGGCGTGAATGAACTGTATTCTGCTGGAGACTTGATGTTAATTTCTGACCATATTAACTTTACTGGTACTAATCCACTTATTGGACCAAATGACGAACATTTTGGTCCTCGTTTCCCAGATATGTCTGAAGCTTATAACTTGGCGTTACGTGTCGATGCTAGATTAATTGCACAAGAACTTAATTTAACGATTCGTGAAGGTGTATATGCTGGATTTAGCGGTCCAACATACGAAACACCTGCTGAAATTCAAATGATGAGAACACTTGGAGCAGATGCTGTTGGAATGTCGACAGTGCCAGAAGTAATCGTTGCTAACCACGCTGGATTACGAGTGCTTGGTATTTCTTGTATTACGAATATGGCGGCGGGGATTCTCGACCAACCACTTTCTCATACAGAAGTAATTGAAACAACTGACCAAGTTCGTAGCACGTTTTTACAATATGTAAAAGCGATTGTTGCTAAAATTTCTTAA
- the deoB gene encoding phosphopentomutase has translation MPDKFKRVHVIVMDSVGIGEAPDAAKFGDFDVDTFGHIAKHVGGLKMPEMGKLGLSNIREIEGIEKAEKPLAYYTKMQEASNGKDTMTGHWEIMGLYIDTPFRVFPDGFPDDLINQIEAKTGRKVIGNKPASGTEIMAELGEEHVKTGALIVYTSADSVLQIAAHEDVVPLEELYEICEFCREITLDDPYMLGRIIARPFVGEPGAFVRTPNRHDYALKPFKPTVMDALKDGGKDVIAIGKISDIFDGEGVTESIRTKSNMDGMDQFIDVLDKDFNGMSFLNLVDFDALFGHRRDPQGYADALVDFDGRLVEVMEKLTDDDLLIITADHGNDPTYTGTDHTREFVPLLVYSPRFKNGGSELELRQTFADLGATVADNFDVKMPEYGKSFLKDLK, from the coding sequence ATGCCAGATAAATTTAAACGAGTACATGTTATTGTAATGGATTCAGTTGGTATTGGGGAAGCACCAGATGCTGCTAAATTTGGTGACTTCGATGTGGATACATTTGGTCATATTGCAAAACACGTTGGCGGCTTAAAAATGCCTGAAATGGGCAAATTAGGATTATCCAATATCCGTGAAATCGAAGGAATTGAAAAAGCTGAAAAACCACTTGCTTATTATACAAAAATGCAAGAGGCTTCTAACGGAAAAGATACAATGACAGGTCACTGGGAAATTATGGGACTTTATATTGATACTCCTTTCCGTGTGTTTCCTGATGGATTTCCAGACGATTTAATCAACCAAATTGAAGCAAAAACAGGTCGTAAAGTAATCGGCAACAAGCCTGCTAGTGGTACAGAAATTATGGCGGAACTTGGGGAAGAACATGTGAAAACAGGTGCGCTAATTGTGTACACTTCTGCTGACTCTGTATTACAAATCGCTGCGCATGAAGATGTTGTTCCTTTAGAAGAGCTATATGAAATCTGTGAATTCTGTCGTGAAATTACATTAGACGATCCGTATATGCTTGGTCGCATTATTGCTCGTCCATTTGTTGGTGAACCTGGCGCGTTTGTCAGAACTCCAAACCGTCACGATTATGCCCTAAAACCTTTTAAACCAACAGTAATGGATGCTTTAAAAGATGGTGGGAAAGATGTCATTGCGATTGGTAAAATTTCGGACATTTTTGACGGAGAAGGTGTAACTGAATCTATCCGTACAAAATCAAACATGGATGGAATGGACCAATTTATCGATGTGTTAGATAAAGATTTTAATGGTATGAGTTTCCTTAATTTAGTTGACTTTGATGCACTATTTGGTCACCGTCGCGATCCTCAAGGTTATGCGGACGCACTTGTTGATTTTGATGGTCGCTTAGTAGAAGTGATGGAGAAATTAACCGATGACGATCTTTTGATTATTACAGCCGATCACGGAAATGACCCAACATACACTGGAACAGACCACACTCGTGAATTTGTACCTTTACTTGTATACTCTCCGCGCTTTAAAAACGGCGGTTCTGAATTAGAATTACGCCAAACTTTTGCTGATCTTGGTGCAACAGTAGCGGACAATTTTGATGTAAAAATGCCTGAATACGGAAAAAGCTTCTTAAAAGATTTGAAATAG
- the xerD gene encoding site-specific tyrosine recombinase XerD: MNDLIDDFLHFLIVEKGLSANTIKAYERDLHYFVSYMDTSRTLTDPDTLERNDIVGFMAFARKEGKSPRSVARYIASLRSFFHYLMHDGKMSHDPMIQIETPKQAQSLPKVLNLDDVEKLLSSSDTSTPLGLRDQAMLEILYATGLRVTELVKLKMDDLHLQMGFIQTIGKGDKERIIPLGKTATTVLEQYLEEARPKLRRPKYRNDFVFLNHHGQGLTRQGFWKILKGIAKESGIEKPITPHTLRHSFATHLLENGADLRSVQELLGHADISTTQIYTHVTKLRLKDVYKQFHPRA, from the coding sequence ATGAATGATTTGATTGATGATTTTTTACACTTTTTAATTGTAGAGAAAGGCTTATCCGCGAATACAATAAAAGCTTACGAACGAGATTTACACTATTTTGTTTCATACATGGATACCTCTAGAACTTTAACGGACCCGGATACACTCGAACGAAACGATATAGTTGGATTCATGGCATTTGCTAGAAAAGAAGGAAAATCACCAAGAAGCGTAGCACGATATATTGCTTCATTGCGATCTTTTTTTCATTATTTAATGCATGATGGAAAAATGTCGCACGATCCAATGATTCAAATTGAAACGCCAAAACAAGCGCAAAGCCTACCAAAAGTTTTAAACTTAGATGATGTAGAAAAATTACTTAGTTCATCAGATACTAGCACTCCGCTCGGACTCAGAGACCAAGCGATGCTAGAAATTTTATACGCGACGGGGCTTCGTGTAACCGAACTTGTAAAGCTTAAAATGGATGATTTACATCTTCAAATGGGCTTTATTCAAACGATTGGTAAAGGTGATAAAGAACGAATTATCCCGCTTGGAAAAACAGCAACCACTGTGTTGGAACAATATTTAGAAGAAGCAAGACCTAAACTTAGAAGACCGAAATACCGGAATGATTTTGTGTTCTTAAATCACCACGGGCAAGGACTGACAAGACAAGGATTCTGGAAAATTTTAAAAGGAATCGCGAAGGAGTCGGGCATCGAAAAGCCGATTACACCGCATACATTGCGTCATTCATTTGCTACTCATTTACTTGAAAACGGGGCTGATTTAAGGTCGGTGCAAGAGCTTCTTGGCCACGCCGACATCTCCACCACACAAATTTATACCCATGTAACAAAACTGCGGCTTAAAGATGTTTACAAACAATTTCACCCGCGCGCTTAA
- the fur gene encoding ferric iron uptake transcriptional regulator, with product MEGRIGRIKAQLHDASYKLTPQREATVRVLLENEKDHLSAEEVFLRVKDIAPDTGLATVYRTLELLTELRVVDKINFGDGVSRYDLRQEGAKHFHHHLVCLECGSVEEIQEDLLEDVEKIVESKWNFLVKDHRLTFQGICADCRQKSKKNNS from the coding sequence ATGGAAGGTCGTATTGGACGCATTAAAGCACAACTTCATGATGCTAGTTATAAATTAACCCCACAGCGAGAAGCTACTGTTCGCGTTTTACTGGAAAATGAAAAAGATCATTTAAGTGCTGAGGAAGTTTTCTTGCGTGTGAAAGATATTGCGCCTGACACTGGCCTAGCAACAGTTTACAGAACGTTAGAGCTTTTAACCGAACTACGCGTGGTAGATAAAATTAATTTTGGTGACGGTGTATCTCGTTATGACTTGAGACAAGAAGGCGCCAAACATTTCCATCATCATCTTGTTTGCTTGGAATGTGGATCTGTGGAAGAAATTCAAGAAGATTTACTAGAAGATGTAGAAAAAATCGTGGAATCAAAATGGAATTTCCTTGTAAAAGATCATCGTTTAACTTTCCAAGGGATTTGCGCAGATTGCAGACAAAAATCTAAAAAAAATAATAGTTGA
- a CDS encoding FecCD family ABC transporter permease — protein MYMTVAEKRKKSRRIWTLIILSVLIFCTFTYSVNAGYSKLPFIEVIKSFFGMADAGTQLIVSEFRLPRIVIALLVGAGLAVSGTILQGISGNGLADPGILGINNGAGLAVMLYISFFPSTMDVPVLFMPFIGFVGAILTAFVVYGLSYSRSEGLLPNRLLLTGIAVAAAIAALITLLTVRLDPQNYQRYAEWMAGNIWASSWQYVYALLPWLIVLGAIAFMKVKTLDVLSFGDQVATGLGVRVEREKFVLLIVAVGLAAACVSVSGGIAFIGLIGPHIARKLVGSAHRWVMVTAALSGGLLLLLADTIGRLIIQPSEIFAGIVVAIIGAPYFLFLLAKAK, from the coding sequence ATGTATATGACTGTTGCTGAAAAACGAAAGAAATCGCGGCGTATTTGGACGTTAATTATTTTAAGTGTGCTTATATTTTGTACATTTACATATAGTGTCAATGCTGGGTATTCGAAATTACCTTTTATAGAAGTGATTAAGTCTTTCTTTGGAATGGCGGATGCGGGAACGCAACTGATTGTCTCGGAATTTCGGTTGCCGCGTATTGTTATTGCGCTTTTAGTTGGTGCTGGGCTTGCGGTTTCGGGAACGATTTTACAAGGTATTTCTGGAAATGGGCTGGCTGATCCGGGGATTCTTGGGATTAATAACGGAGCAGGTTTGGCAGTTATGCTTTATATTTCCTTCTTTCCCTCAACAATGGATGTACCGGTTTTATTTATGCCATTTATTGGATTTGTCGGAGCTATTTTAACGGCATTTGTTGTATATGGGCTTTCTTATAGTAGGAGTGAGGGGTTACTTCCTAATCGTTTGTTACTTACAGGGATTGCTGTTGCAGCTGCGATTGCTGCTTTGATTACGCTCTTGACTGTTCGACTTGATCCGCAAAATTACCAGCGTTATGCTGAATGGATGGCTGGAAATATCTGGGCTTCGAGTTGGCAATATGTTTATGCGCTTTTGCCGTGGTTGATTGTGCTCGGAGCGATTGCTTTTATGAAAGTAAAAACGCTCGATGTGCTGTCATTTGGCGATCAAGTGGCAACCGGGCTAGGTGTCCGAGTGGAACGCGAAAAATTTGTTCTATTAATAGTAGCGGTTGGTTTAGCAGCCGCTTGTGTCTCTGTTAGCGGCGGGATTGCATTTATTGGTTTAATAGGCCCTCACATTGCTAGAAAACTTGTTGGCTCAGCGCATCGTTGGGTAATGGTTACGGCGGCTTTATCAGGGGGGCTATTGTTACTACTCGCTGATACGATTGGCCGCTTGATTATTCAACCTTCCGAAATCTTTGCGGGAATTGTTGTCGCAATCATTGGAGCCCCGTACTTCTTGTTTCTTCTTGCTAAAGCTAAATAA
- a CDS encoding FecCD family ABC transporter permease, which translates to MDKSKQIKMNTRPTVAIFILSGGILLLLILALFGIAVGAANINLSTVWDALFHYNSSDTQHQIIRSLRVPRVIADMAIGAAFAVAGAIMQGITRNPLADSGLLGLNAGSTFMVAVCFAFMPWLSYNSLIIFSFVGAAIGAFLVFGVSSIAGSAMSPTRLVLAGAAVSSLLTALSEGLAIYFQLSQDLAFWYAGGVAGVKWSQLAAIWPWLLGALIAAILLSKSITILSLGDDIAVGLGEKTTFVKIASMVVVLILAGLAVSVVGPVGFIGLIVPHLVRFLVGVDYRFIIPCSAVVGAFLTLAADIVARTINPPYETPISVIFALIGVPFFLYVARKERRNL; encoded by the coding sequence ATGGATAAGTCAAAACAGATAAAAATGAATACAAGACCGACTGTTGCTATATTCATACTTTCGGGTGGGATTTTGTTGCTTCTTATTCTAGCGTTATTCGGGATTGCAGTAGGGGCGGCTAATATTAATTTGAGCACGGTTTGGGACGCGCTTTTTCATTATAATAGTTCGGACACACAGCATCAGATTATTCGGAGTTTGCGAGTTCCTCGTGTGATAGCTGATATGGCGATTGGAGCAGCTTTTGCGGTGGCAGGAGCAATTATGCAAGGGATTACGCGCAATCCACTGGCTGATTCTGGTTTGCTTGGACTGAATGCTGGATCGACGTTTATGGTAGCTGTGTGTTTTGCTTTTATGCCATGGCTTAGTTATAACTCGCTAATTATATTTTCTTTTGTTGGTGCAGCGATTGGAGCGTTCTTGGTTTTTGGAGTAAGTTCCATTGCTGGAAGTGCGATGTCTCCTACACGATTAGTACTTGCGGGGGCAGCGGTGAGTTCGCTTCTTACGGCGCTTAGTGAAGGGCTTGCGATCTATTTTCAGCTGAGTCAAGATTTGGCGTTTTGGTATGCGGGAGGCGTCGCTGGTGTGAAATGGAGTCAGCTTGCGGCAATTTGGCCGTGGTTACTCGGTGCGCTTATTGCGGCAATTTTATTAAGCAAATCAATTACGATTTTAAGTTTAGGTGATGATATTGCAGTTGGCCTTGGTGAAAAAACGACTTTTGTTAAAATAGCTTCGATGGTAGTTGTTTTAATTTTAGCAGGACTTGCAGTTTCAGTTGTTGGTCCGGTTGGCTTTATCGGATTGATTGTGCCGCATTTGGTACGTTTTTTAGTCGGGGTGGATTATCGCTTTATTATTCCTTGTTCGGCTGTAGTTGGGGCGTTTTTGACTTTAGCGGCAGATATTGTTGCCCGAACGATTAATCCTCCGTACGAAACGCCAATTAGTGTTATTTTTGCATTAATTGGGGTTCCTTTCTTCCTATATGTAGCTCGTAAAGAAAGGAGGAACTTATAA
- a CDS encoding iron-hydroxamate ABC transporter substrate-binding protein — protein sequence MKKGLSLLVLMLLTTVVLAACGDDKTAGNDKVEMRTYTMANGKKVEIPAHPKRIVASEYLGNIVLLGIKPVGARAKQIENPFLKGKVEGITDIGDPVSAEKVAELKPDLIVVSKEDEYEKMSKIAPTVLIPYATSKNVEEDVRQIADLVGEKKAGEAWLDKFHQKAKESREKLAGKLKPNETVGIYEVQDKDFYVMGQNMGRGGQAIYNALQLKAPAKIQTDVLDGQDWQKISLEVLPEFAADRMFVTNTSSGSAKDGEKTLKDLTNSPIWKNLPTFKAGNVYQMDFDTMFYYDPLAVEGQLDIVVEKLLESN from the coding sequence TTGAAAAAAGGTTTAAGTTTACTCGTATTAATGCTTTTAACTACAGTAGTTTTAGCTGCTTGTGGAGATGATAAAACGGCAGGAAATGACAAGGTTGAAATGCGTACATATACAATGGCAAATGGGAAGAAAGTAGAAATTCCGGCACATCCAAAACGCATTGTGGCATCGGAATATCTAGGAAATATTGTTTTGCTTGGGATAAAGCCAGTTGGGGCTAGAGCGAAACAAATCGAAAATCCGTTTTTGAAAGGAAAAGTGGAAGGAATTACAGATATCGGTGATCCAGTTTCAGCAGAAAAAGTGGCAGAATTAAAACCAGATTTAATTGTTGTTTCCAAAGAAGATGAATATGAAAAAATGTCCAAAATTGCGCCAACTGTGTTAATCCCGTACGCGACTTCTAAAAATGTGGAAGAAGATGTGCGCCAAATTGCAGATTTAGTTGGTGAAAAGAAAGCTGGAGAAGCTTGGCTAGATAAATTTCATCAAAAAGCGAAGGAAAGCAGAGAAAAATTAGCAGGAAAATTAAAGCCGAATGAAACGGTGGGCATTTATGAAGTTCAAGATAAAGATTTTTATGTAATGGGGCAAAATATGGGGCGCGGAGGTCAAGCGATTTATAATGCTTTACAACTGAAAGCACCAGCTAAAATTCAAACGGATGTATTGGATGGACAAGACTGGCAAAAAATTTCATTAGAAGTATTACCTGAGTTTGCAGCGGATAGAATGTTTGTGACAAATACCTCTTCTGGAAGTGCTAAAGACGGAGAGAAAACATTAAAAGATTTAACCAACTCACCAATTTGGAAAAATTTACCGACATTTAAAGCGGGAAATGTCTATCAAATGGATTTTGACACGATGTTTTATTATGATCCTTTAGCAGTAGAAGGGCAGTTGGATATTGTTGTCGAGAAGTTACTTGAATCCAACTAA